Proteins encoded together in one Carya illinoinensis cultivar Pawnee chromosome 3, C.illinoinensisPawnee_v1, whole genome shotgun sequence window:
- the LOC122303404 gene encoding uncharacterized protein LOC122303404, whose amino-acid sequence MEFEKLMLREALSAQKMNLNMNSRTGGALKPSSSRSPGDLYHGAQAASRTLEMGLPRNESADIKLSWLRSQIIGGDAEIDSPFGKRRLTYADHTASGRSLRYIEDFLINNFLPYYGNTHTSDSYVGHQTTKTVHEATKYIKKCLGGEEDDVLLFCGSGTTAAIKRLQEVMGIAVPSMLRERLLKCLGNGERWVVFVGPYEHHSNLLSWRQSLAEVIEIGLDSNGLLDMETLRLQLEQYQSANRPILGSFSACSNVTGIYSDTRAIAELLHQYGGFACFDFAASGPYVEIDMRSGELDGYDAIFLSPHKFLGGPGSPGILLMSEALYMLKSSPPSTCGGGTVIYVNGFNEKDTLYLEDIEERENGGTPQIIQTVRAALSFWIKEYIGYEEIEKLEQTNLEKALERLLLNQNICVLGNTSTKRQAILSFLVYSTTNSSSAGLKNGCNIDSKESLEEQLYMWREMGSKRDKPLHGPFVVALLNDLFGIQARGGCACAGPYAHILLDVDESHSLAIRATLLKGYVGLKPGWTRISLPYYISEEEFEFILAAVEFVAIYGQRFLPLYHFNFRTGNWAFKKKALRELLGEENKCNVHVMPLASAMHVANQEHRNSKAYEDVGAKQAKKIEKYTAYLEGAKHLASLLPKFPSQRRVPKDIDVNLILFRV is encoded by the exons ATGGAGTTTGAGAAACTCATGTTGAGAGAAGCTCTTAGTGCTCAAAAAATGAACCTTAACATGAATAGCAGAACTGGCGGCGCACTTAAACCGAGCAGTTCTCGGTCTCCCGGTGATCTTTACCACGGCGCTCAAGCGGCCTCCAGGACTCTGGAGATGGGTCTGCCAAGGAACGAATCGGCGGATATAAAACTATCCTGGCTGCGCTCTCAAATCATCGGGGGCGATGCAGAAATAGATTCTCCATTCGGGAAACGAAGACTCACCTATGCTGATCACACTGCCTCTGGTCGATCTCTTCGATACATCGAGGATTTCCTCATCAACAATTTCCTTCCTTACTACG GGAACACGCACACGAGTGACAGTTATGTGGGGCACCAGACGACAAAAACAGTGCATGAAGCAACGAAGTACATCAAGAAATGCTTAGGTGGTGAAGAAGATGATGTGCTCTTGTTCTGTGGCTCGGGCACGACTGCAGCTATTAAAAGGCTTCAAGAAGTAATGGGCATTGCCGTGCCATCGATGTTGAGAGAGAGGCTACTAAAATGCCTTGGAAATGGAGAAAGGTGGGTGGTTTTTGTTGGGCCTTATGAGCACCACTCGAACCTTCTTTCTTGGCGGCAAAGCTTGGCTGAAGTAATAGAGATTGGTTTAGATTCCAATGGTTTATTAGACATGGAGACTCTACGATTGCAGCTTGAGCAATATCAGTCTGCAAACAGGCCAATTTTGGGTTCTTTTTCTGCTTGTAGTAACGTGACTGGAATTTATTCAGACACCCGAGCAATTGCTGAACTTCTTCACCAATATGGAGGTTTTGCATGCTTTGATTTTGCAGCAAG TGGGCCTTACGTGGAGATTGACATGAGATCTGGGGAGCTTGATGGCTACGATGCAATTTTCCTTAGTCCACATAAGTTTCTTGGGGGACCAGGATCGCCCGGCATCCTTCTGATGAGCGAGGCACTTTATATGCTAAAATCTTCTCCGCCGTCGACTTGTGGAGGTGGAACTGTGATTTATGTCAACGGCTTCAACGAAAag GACACGTTATATTTGGAGGACATTGAAGAAAGGGAAAATGGTGGCACTCCTCAAATAATCCAAACAGTTAGAGCAGCTTTGTCTTTCTGGATTAAGGAATACATTGGTTACGAGGAGATTGAAAAACTGGAGCAAACCAATCTAGAGAAAGCACTCGAGAGGCTTCTCCTAAATCAGAATATATGCGTTCTAGGAAATACAAGCACCAAGAGACAAGCGATCTTGTCTTTCCTTGTTTATAGTACCACCAATTCCTCCTCGGCTGGCCTAAAAAATGGGTGCAATATTGATAGCAAGGAGAGCTTGGAGGAGCAGCTATACATGTGGAGAGAGATGGGGAGCAAGAGAGATAAGCCTCTTCATGGACCATTCGTTGTAGCTCTCTTGAATGACCTTTTCGGCATCCAGGCTCGAGGTGGGTGCGCTTGTGCTGGACCCTATGCTCACATTCTGCTTGATGTCGATGAGTCCCACTCACTTGCCATCAGAGCTACCCTTCTCAAG GGTTATGTTGGATTAAAACCCGGATGGACTAGGATCAGCCTTCCCTACTACATATCCGAGGaggaatttgaatttattttagctgCAGTGGAATTTGTAGCTATTTACGGGCAGCGTTTCCTTCCATTGTACCACTTCAATTTTAGAACAGGAAACTGGGCTTTTAAGAAGAAAGCACTCCGGGAACTACTCGGAGAGGAAAACAAATGCAATGTACACGTAATGCCGTTGGCCAGTGCCATGCATGTAGCAAATCAAGAACATCGCAATTCAAAAGCGTATGAGGATGTAGGAGCTAAGCAAGCAAAGAAGATTGAGAAGTATACAGCATACTTAGAAGGGGCTAAGCATCTTGCCAGTCTCCTCCCCAAGTTCCCCTCTCAGCGTAGAGTTCCTAAGGACATAGATGTCAACCTCATTCTCTTTCGAGTCTAG